A window of Salvelinus alpinus chromosome 31, SLU_Salpinus.1, whole genome shotgun sequence contains these coding sequences:
- the LOC139561253 gene encoding proto-oncogene tyrosine-protein kinase Src-like isoform X4, with translation MVNPDVSKIFKGQLRHNATCSAGHMAIDEITPFWTLPVSMEDPTGVDNTYSVRDGFEKFFKPSSISGDKMYCDVCRDKAEATIACEMEHPPEILTLYLKRFKVDYRSTLVKNDCCVDVPHILQTENSEYELYAFVDHVGSLRGGHYTAIIKSYENQKWYLFDDTKVKQLDSQPHNDFTTSRSAYLLMYRKVHAPDTVPFLRTGGQRDNVMMKGEGSKTHCLSKNIADHWEIERSSIKLLKKLGEGSFGEVHKGLWNNTTVVAVKSLKPGSMKPQDFLKEAQIMKTMEHPNLIKLLAVCTKNEPFYIITELMENGSLVEFLYNDKGKTLRISDQIEMAAQVASGCHVPDLFMLVFVC, from the exons ATGGTCAATCCTGATgtgtctaag ATCTTCAAAGGACAATTGAGACACAATGCAACCTGTTCAGCAGGTCATATGGCCATTGATGAAATTACTCCGTTTTGGACTCTCCCCGTCTCCATGGAAGATCCCACAGGCGTTGACAATACCTATAGTGTG AGGGATGGTTTTGAGAAGTTTTTCAAGCCTTCATCCATCTCTGGGGACAAGATGTACTGTGATGTCTGCAGAGACAAAGCTGAAGCAACCATT GCTTGTGAGATGGAACATCCCCCAGAGATTCTGACTCTATACCTCAAGAGGTTTAAGGTTGACTACAGGAGCACATTGGTCAAAAATGACTGCTGTGTTGATGTGCCTCACATATTACAAACAGAG AATTCTGAATATGAACTCTACGCGTTTGTGGATCATGTAGGAAGTCTAAGGGGTGGACATTACACTGCAATTATCAAATCCTATGAAAATCAGAAGTGGTATTTGTTTGATGACACCAAAGTCAAACAG CTCGATTCACAACCACATAATGATTTTACTACATCCAGGAGTGCTTATCTGCTTATGTACAGGAAAG TGCATGCTCCAGATACTGTTCCCTTCCTGCGaactggaggacagagagataatgTTATGATGAAG GGGGAGGGTTCAAAGACTCATTGCCTGTCCAAAAACATTGCGGACCACTGGGAGATTGAACGCAGCTCTATCAAACTGTTGAAGAAGCTGGGAGAAGGTTCCTTTGGAGAGGTCCATAAAGGCCTTTGGAACAACACCACTGTTGTTGCAGTGAAGTCACTCAAACCTG GCTCCATGAAACCTCAGGACTTCCTAAAGGAGGCCCAGATCATGAAGACCATGGAGCATCCCAACCTTATCAAGCTTTTGGCTGTCTGCACTAAAAATGAACCCTTCTACATCATCACTGAGCTGATGGAGAATGGGAGTCTGGTGGAGTTCCTTTACA ACGACAAGGGTAAAACGCTACGGATCTCTGACCAGATTGAGATGGCAGCCCAAGTGGCTTctgggtgtcacgttcctgacctatttatgttagtttttgtgtgttag
- the LOC139561253 gene encoding uncharacterized protein isoform X1 gives MVIEMAKPLDTHPQNREGIPDKCDRYHGLRNLGETCYLNSVLQVLFMTEDFREAVESQLFAKSQDNMTVDLQLKRLFETLRRREACTNELISLKLGNGNGDAAEDFVKILSMVNPDVSKIFKGQLRHNATCSAGHMAIDEITPFWTLPVSMEDPTGVDNTYSVRDGFEKFFKPSSISGDKMYCDVCRDKAEATIACEMEHPPEILTLYLKRFKVDYRSTLVKNDCCVDVPHILQTENSEYELYAFVDHVGSLRGGHYTAIIKSYENQKWYLFDDTKVKQLDSQPHNDFTTSRSAYLLMYRKVHAPDTVPFLRTGGQRDNVMMKGEGSKTHCLSKNIADHWEIERSSIKLLKKLGEGSFGEVHKGLWNNTTVVAVKSLKPGSMKPQDFLKEAQIMKTMEHPNLIKLLAVCTKNEPFYIITELMENGSLVEFLYNDKGKTLRISDQIEMAAQVASGCHVPDLFMLVFVC, from the exons ATGGTGATTGAAATGGCTAAACCACTGGATACTCACCCCCAAAATCGGGAAGGCATACCAGATAAATGTG ACAGGTACCATGGCTTGCGTAATCTAGGAGAAACCTGCTACTTAAACAGCGTCCTGCAGGTTCTATTCATGACTGAGGACTTCAGAGAGGCTGTAGAAAG CCAATTGTTTGCCAAGAGTCAAGATAACATGACTGTTGATCTTCAGCTGAAAAGGTTGTTTGAGACTTTAAGGAGACGTGAAGCTTGCACAAATGAACTCATCTCGTTGAAACTGGGCAATGGAAATG GTGATGCCGCTGAAGATTTTGTGAAGATTTTAAGCATGGTCAATCCTGATgtgtctaag ATCTTCAAAGGACAATTGAGACACAATGCAACCTGTTCAGCAGGTCATATGGCCATTGATGAAATTACTCCGTTTTGGACTCTCCCCGTCTCCATGGAAGATCCCACAGGCGTTGACAATACCTATAGTGTG AGGGATGGTTTTGAGAAGTTTTTCAAGCCTTCATCCATCTCTGGGGACAAGATGTACTGTGATGTCTGCAGAGACAAAGCTGAAGCAACCATT GCTTGTGAGATGGAACATCCCCCAGAGATTCTGACTCTATACCTCAAGAGGTTTAAGGTTGACTACAGGAGCACATTGGTCAAAAATGACTGCTGTGTTGATGTGCCTCACATATTACAAACAGAG AATTCTGAATATGAACTCTACGCGTTTGTGGATCATGTAGGAAGTCTAAGGGGTGGACATTACACTGCAATTATCAAATCCTATGAAAATCAGAAGTGGTATTTGTTTGATGACACCAAAGTCAAACAG CTCGATTCACAACCACATAATGATTTTACTACATCCAGGAGTGCTTATCTGCTTATGTACAGGAAAG TGCATGCTCCAGATACTGTTCCCTTCCTGCGaactggaggacagagagataatgTTATGATGAAG GGGGAGGGTTCAAAGACTCATTGCCTGTCCAAAAACATTGCGGACCACTGGGAGATTGAACGCAGCTCTATCAAACTGTTGAAGAAGCTGGGAGAAGGTTCCTTTGGAGAGGTCCATAAAGGCCTTTGGAACAACACCACTGTTGTTGCAGTGAAGTCACTCAAACCTG GCTCCATGAAACCTCAGGACTTCCTAAAGGAGGCCCAGATCATGAAGACCATGGAGCATCCCAACCTTATCAAGCTTTTGGCTGTCTGCACTAAAAATGAACCCTTCTACATCATCACTGAGCTGATGGAGAATGGGAGTCTGGTGGAGTTCCTTTACA ACGACAAGGGTAAAACGCTACGGATCTCTGACCAGATTGAGATGGCAGCCCAAGTGGCTTctgggtgtcacgttcctgacctatttatgttagtttttgtgtgttag
- the LOC139561253 gene encoding uncharacterized protein isoform X3, translating to MVIEMAKPLDTHPQNREGIPDKCDRYHGLRNLGETCYLNSVLQVLFMTEDFREAVESQLFAKSQDNMTVDLQLKRLFETLRRREACTNELISLKLGNGNGDAAEDFVKILSMVNPDVSKRDGFEKFFKPSSISGDKMYCDVCRDKAEATIACEMEHPPEILTLYLKRFKVDYRSTLVKNDCCVDVPHILQTENSEYELYAFVDHVGSLRGGHYTAIIKSYENQKWYLFDDTKVKQLDSQPHNDFTTSRSAYLLMYRKVHAPDTVPFLRTGGQRDNVMMKGEGSKTHCLSKNIADHWEIERSSIKLLKKLGEGSFGEVHKGLWNNTTVVAVKSLKPGSMKPQDFLKEAQIMKTMEHPNLIKLLAVCTKNEPFYIITELMENGSLVEFLYNDKGKTLRISDQIEMAAQVASGCHVPDLFMLVFVC from the exons ATGGTGATTGAAATGGCTAAACCACTGGATACTCACCCCCAAAATCGGGAAGGCATACCAGATAAATGTG ACAGGTACCATGGCTTGCGTAATCTAGGAGAAACCTGCTACTTAAACAGCGTCCTGCAGGTTCTATTCATGACTGAGGACTTCAGAGAGGCTGTAGAAAG CCAATTGTTTGCCAAGAGTCAAGATAACATGACTGTTGATCTTCAGCTGAAAAGGTTGTTTGAGACTTTAAGGAGACGTGAAGCTTGCACAAATGAACTCATCTCGTTGAAACTGGGCAATGGAAATG GTGATGCCGCTGAAGATTTTGTGAAGATTTTAAGCATGGTCAATCCTGATgtgtctaag AGGGATGGTTTTGAGAAGTTTTTCAAGCCTTCATCCATCTCTGGGGACAAGATGTACTGTGATGTCTGCAGAGACAAAGCTGAAGCAACCATT GCTTGTGAGATGGAACATCCCCCAGAGATTCTGACTCTATACCTCAAGAGGTTTAAGGTTGACTACAGGAGCACATTGGTCAAAAATGACTGCTGTGTTGATGTGCCTCACATATTACAAACAGAG AATTCTGAATATGAACTCTACGCGTTTGTGGATCATGTAGGAAGTCTAAGGGGTGGACATTACACTGCAATTATCAAATCCTATGAAAATCAGAAGTGGTATTTGTTTGATGACACCAAAGTCAAACAG CTCGATTCACAACCACATAATGATTTTACTACATCCAGGAGTGCTTATCTGCTTATGTACAGGAAAG TGCATGCTCCAGATACTGTTCCCTTCCTGCGaactggaggacagagagataatgTTATGATGAAG GGGGAGGGTTCAAAGACTCATTGCCTGTCCAAAAACATTGCGGACCACTGGGAGATTGAACGCAGCTCTATCAAACTGTTGAAGAAGCTGGGAGAAGGTTCCTTTGGAGAGGTCCATAAAGGCCTTTGGAACAACACCACTGTTGTTGCAGTGAAGTCACTCAAACCTG GCTCCATGAAACCTCAGGACTTCCTAAAGGAGGCCCAGATCATGAAGACCATGGAGCATCCCAACCTTATCAAGCTTTTGGCTGTCTGCACTAAAAATGAACCCTTCTACATCATCACTGAGCTGATGGAGAATGGGAGTCTGGTGGAGTTCCTTTACA ACGACAAGGGTAAAACGCTACGGATCTCTGACCAGATTGAGATGGCAGCCCAAGTGGCTTctgggtgtcacgttcctgacctatttatgttagtttttgtgtgttag